One Chitinophaga sp. H8 DNA window includes the following coding sequences:
- a CDS encoding RagB/SusD family nutrient uptake outer membrane protein — translation MRKVFYIILLVSCTLSCTNTLDVEPRDKYSNNVVWKNVNSLDLYINSLYGALYQFAEVGGPNLSDGYSDILKYSQTYMDTYHNRVCLSPAFLSPNTAEALSPWSATYGNIKKLNEFIIDAHKYGGNISGDELAMRLAEIRFLRAFIYSKLIIRHGGVVLRVDNEVLDGPEQKNKKRSTTAECWQWVMTELKAIAEQLPEQWSNNNWGRITKGAAYALLARSALYAEKWDDAIVAGRKVESIANSGRYGLMDSFSDVFYTPHNKELILAAYYKRPDLTNDFDKYFAPTGDIERYGGYASPTEELVVQYDIKTGNKWEPFSWANPDHSANPYVNRDPRFYATILYNGAPWKGRNIETYVGGTDSYIEYFDGNARNRTVTGYFIRKFLENKTKDFVAEKGDQYWIELRYAEVLTILSEAYGRGKGDFITAYRYLNMLRERPGVGLPGLVVKYKQEDYLQDLQKEKMCEFAFEGHRYWDLRRWKKAGTVLNGVRMHGVEITKTGDTYQYNIVDCDKADRFFPDRYYTVPIPDFETKNNLECRQDPAWQ, via the coding sequence ATGAGAAAGGTATTCTATATAATTCTGCTGGTATCCTGCACGTTGTCTTGCACCAATACGCTGGATGTTGAGCCGCGTGATAAGTATTCGAACAATGTGGTCTGGAAAAATGTCAATAGCCTTGACCTCTATATAAACAGCCTGTATGGCGCGTTGTATCAATTTGCGGAGGTAGGCGGTCCTAACCTGAGTGATGGATATTCAGATATCCTGAAATATTCGCAGACTTACATGGACACGTATCATAACAGGGTTTGCCTGTCGCCTGCTTTTTTGTCGCCCAATACCGCTGAGGCATTGAGTCCCTGGTCGGCTACCTATGGTAATATCAAAAAGCTGAACGAGTTTATTATCGACGCACATAAATACGGCGGAAATATCAGTGGTGATGAGCTGGCTATGCGCCTGGCAGAAATCCGTTTCCTACGGGCATTTATTTACAGTAAACTGATTATCCGGCATGGAGGTGTGGTGTTGCGGGTGGATAATGAAGTGCTGGATGGTCCCGAGCAGAAAAATAAAAAGCGTTCCACTACCGCAGAATGCTGGCAATGGGTGATGACAGAGTTGAAAGCTATAGCGGAGCAGCTTCCTGAGCAATGGAGCAACAACAATTGGGGACGTATTACAAAAGGAGCCGCCTACGCATTGCTGGCCAGATCGGCCCTATATGCAGAGAAGTGGGATGATGCTATTGTAGCCGGCCGGAAAGTGGAATCTATTGCAAATAGTGGACGATATGGGCTGATGGACAGTTTCAGCGATGTATTTTATACACCTCATAATAAGGAACTGATACTGGCAGCTTATTATAAGCGGCCGGACCTCACCAATGATTTCGATAAGTATTTTGCCCCCACTGGCGATATAGAACGTTATGGCGGATATGCCTCTCCTACGGAGGAGCTGGTGGTTCAATACGATATCAAGACGGGGAATAAATGGGAGCCATTTAGTTGGGCAAATCCTGATCATAGTGCTAACCCTTATGTGAACAGGGATCCCCGGTTTTATGCTACTATTCTATATAATGGTGCTCCCTGGAAGGGCCGGAATATAGAAACTTATGTAGGCGGTACGGATAGTTATATTGAATACTTCGATGGTAATGCCAGGAACAGGACCGTAACGGGATACTTTATCCGGAAATTTCTGGAAAACAAGACAAAGGATTTTGTTGCAGAGAAAGGGGATCAGTATTGGATAGAGCTGCGATATGCAGAGGTATTGACTATTCTGTCGGAAGCATATGGTCGTGGAAAAGGTGATTTTATTACTGCCTACAGATATCTGAATATGCTGAGAGAGCGTCCGGGAGTAGGGCTGCCAGGTCTTGTTGTAAAGTACAAACAGGAAGACTACCTCCAGGATCTGCAAAAGGAGAAGATGTGTGAGTTTGCATTTGAAGGGCATCGTTATTGGGACCTGAGAAGATGGAAGAAAGCAGGAACAGTATTGAATGGTGTCCGGATGCACGGTGTGGAGATCACAAAAACAGGAGATACTTATCAGTATAATATAGTAGACTGTGATAAAGCGGACCGCTTTTTCCCTGACCGCTATTACACGGTGCCTATTCCTGATTTTGAGACGAAGAACAATCTGGAATGCAGACAGGATCCTGCATGGCAATAA
- a CDS encoding DUF5018 domain-containing protein, producing MKLFRYIAGIACLLAAAACHKPDALFNGSDNEIRSIYVKFAGTDKQYPGVVSKGTVSFDVPIYQAGTDPLVETDISKMEIVASIPVGATITPGLVGIKDLTSPIEITVTAANGTQQKYKLSARKTGMNYTKGLLEFTVKKEGQTKVYQSSQAAPYNNGDTLYIDIPNTPKDPLDQTRLLVNVKLEPTCTMTPELKEDVPVDFTKPLEIKVTDGMGTLRTHYIAIRPANFTKARFRELWFRSVEELGLTRANIKSLAVSNEYFFIPEFEDWNSDGKLHVFNAADGRLVKKIDPPTTFSYRVATDNQGRFLVSTWNESGKGFILYRYNDLQSNPEQILNLVSWDDPQFIPAQLGINKVNITGDTKSGKAYMYTTMSNGQYYSWELTNGASPSPRPVVTKFDPAKTGGTWDIASVKRGTADTKSDMYFSWYNEGATETDGKGSRFEILDEGGVYHRLNPVNHPYKILAYDVFSVNGDRFVAMLAQGLKSNSESRILVYDITDMSKLALAPGDPGYVNLKLFESAPLGMTTDLSSGDVHVTVNGLNADIYVGTTAVSSQAAGNAGVRKLRMEYQVE from the coding sequence ATGAAACTGTTCAGATATATAGCGGGCATTGCCTGTTTGCTGGCTGCAGCAGCGTGCCACAAACCGGATGCACTGTTTAATGGGAGTGATAACGAAATAAGATCTATCTACGTGAAATTTGCCGGCACTGACAAGCAGTATCCTGGTGTAGTTAGTAAAGGTACGGTGTCTTTTGACGTGCCTATTTACCAGGCAGGTACGGATCCGCTGGTGGAAACCGATATTTCAAAAATGGAAATTGTGGCATCTATTCCGGTAGGCGCTACTATCACCCCAGGTCTGGTAGGTATCAAAGACCTGACCAGCCCGATAGAAATTACGGTAACTGCGGCTAATGGCACGCAACAAAAATATAAACTCAGTGCCCGGAAAACAGGCATGAACTATACCAAAGGGTTACTGGAGTTTACGGTGAAGAAAGAAGGACAAACGAAGGTATATCAGTCCAGCCAGGCGGCGCCCTATAACAATGGAGATACCTTGTATATTGACATTCCCAATACGCCTAAGGATCCTTTGGACCAGACCCGGTTGCTGGTGAATGTAAAGCTGGAACCTACCTGTACCATGACGCCTGAACTCAAAGAAGATGTGCCGGTTGATTTTACCAAACCATTGGAGATAAAGGTTACTGATGGGATGGGTACTTTGCGCACACACTACATTGCTATAAGACCAGCCAACTTTACCAAAGCCAGGTTCAGGGAATTGTGGTTCAGATCTGTAGAAGAACTGGGACTTACCCGTGCTAATATCAAGAGCCTGGCAGTTTCGAATGAATACTTCTTTATTCCTGAGTTTGAGGATTGGAACTCTGATGGGAAATTGCATGTATTCAATGCTGCTGATGGGCGGCTGGTGAAAAAAATAGACCCACCTACTACTTTCTCTTATCGTGTAGCAACAGATAATCAGGGCCGCTTCCTGGTAAGTACCTGGAACGAGTCCGGAAAAGGGTTTATTCTTTATCGATATAATGATTTACAAAGTAATCCGGAGCAGATACTGAACCTGGTTTCATGGGATGATCCCCAGTTTATTCCTGCACAGCTGGGTATTAACAAGGTAAATATTACCGGTGATACAAAATCTGGTAAAGCCTATATGTATACCACGATGTCAAACGGGCAGTATTATTCCTGGGAGCTGACAAATGGCGCATCACCTTCACCCAGGCCTGTTGTGACCAAATTTGATCCAGCCAAAACAGGAGGTACCTGGGACATTGCTTCTGTTAAACGTGGCACTGCTGATACAAAATCAGACATGTATTTCAGCTGGTATAATGAAGGTGCTACTGAAACAGATGGGAAAGGCAGCCGCTTTGAAATACTGGATGAGGGGGGCGTATATCACCGGTTGAATCCTGTTAACCATCCTTACAAAATACTTGCCTATGATGTGTTTTCTGTAAACGGCGATAGGTTTGTAGCGATGCTGGCGCAGGGGCTGAAGAGCAACAGTGAATCCAGAATACTGGTGTATGATATTACAGACATGAGCAAGCTGGCACTGGCGCCCGGAGATCCGGGATATGTAAATCTCAAGCTGTTTGAATCAGCTCCGCTTGGTATGACAACGGATCTGAGCTCCGGAGATGTACACGTAACTGTGAATGGCCTCAATGCGGATATCTATGTAGGTACTACTGCGGTTTCTTCCCAGGCAGCAGGAAATGCAGGTGTCAGGAAATTAAGGATGGAATACCAGGTAGAATAG
- a CDS encoding DUF4855 domain-containing protein, with amino-acid sequence MRRNTFFLVLMLVSLSAISCNKQYMYPNYDGNEKKDTTKTEPEGPEGNVTKTNIRDLVLIYGGGADGPQVWAKDAFYPYVVYENNSAFDWMFDGFLFLELKDGKGHAYTTGHSPEPALKPQWESLMDKYFSKDHSFDALDQCITDVIVKTGAPARKRKVIVGIPEPMKGATQWGELNGKMLDFSKDEDRITACNWFIDQVKEKFAAAGYANIELEGFYWIAEEVENTAPIISAIGSHLEKAKNSFLWIPWWKSPGYDNYKPYGFSDVYLQPNYFFSNDVPYSRLQEACNEASKYKINLEVEFDERVLGGKGQKLYDYLEVFEQNNVYENKKLAYYQSENTILKLYQSSNAMDKALYQRFSEIVTKRQKVDKPAYIGN; translated from the coding sequence ATGAGAAGGAATACGTTTTTCCTCGTGCTAATGCTGGTGTCGCTGTCTGCGATATCCTGTAATAAGCAATATATGTATCCCAACTATGACGGGAATGAGAAAAAAGATACGACCAAAACTGAACCTGAAGGTCCGGAAGGGAATGTAACGAAAACAAATATCCGGGACCTGGTGCTTATTTATGGTGGTGGAGCCGATGGCCCGCAGGTGTGGGCAAAAGATGCTTTCTACCCTTATGTAGTATATGAAAACAACAGTGCTTTCGACTGGATGTTTGACGGGTTTTTGTTCCTTGAGCTGAAAGATGGTAAGGGGCATGCTTATACTACAGGGCACTCTCCTGAACCTGCCCTTAAGCCGCAATGGGAATCGCTGATGGATAAATACTTCAGCAAGGATCATTCGTTTGACGCCCTTGATCAGTGTATTACTGATGTGATTGTAAAAACAGGAGCACCTGCCCGCAAACGTAAAGTCATAGTAGGGATTCCCGAACCAATGAAAGGTGCTACGCAATGGGGTGAGTTGAATGGGAAGATGCTGGATTTTTCCAAAGACGAAGACCGGATTACCGCGTGTAACTGGTTCATAGACCAGGTAAAGGAGAAATTTGCTGCTGCTGGTTATGCCAATATTGAACTGGAAGGGTTTTACTGGATAGCGGAAGAAGTGGAAAATACTGCTCCTATCATTTCTGCTATAGGCAGCCACCTGGAAAAGGCGAAAAATTCTTTCCTGTGGATTCCATGGTGGAAATCCCCTGGGTATGATAATTACAAGCCTTATGGATTCAGCGATGTATATCTGCAGCCTAACTATTTTTTCAGTAATGATGTTCCTTACTCTCGTTTGCAGGAAGCCTGTAATGAGGCCAGTAAATACAAGATCAACCTGGAGGTGGAGTTTGATGAGCGGGTGTTGGGCGGAAAAGGGCAGAAGCTGTACGATTACCTGGAGGTATTTGAACAGAATAATGTTTATGAAAACAAGAAACTGGCATATTATCAGTCAGAGAATACCATTTTGAAATTATACCAGTCGTCAAATGCTATGGATAAAGCACTGTATCAGCGGTTCAGTGAGATTGTAACAAAACGGCAGAAAGTAGATAAACCTGCTTATATAGGGAATTGA
- a CDS encoding DUF4855 domain-containing protein: MNCLNITSKLFYWGLGLLFIGSIASCKKGYRDLEQDSALGSDLKKATFTTNVTPPKTKARDMVLIYGAGTDNIGQQWDYYAFHPYVVYKNAQNQYDWMFDGFLLLELKDQWDYSFTVGHGDPNKPAQKANWNTLLDKYFTTGRSLHALDQAIDDATWSAGQPPTKRKIVIGIPEPLKSVGMNWGMVDGVWLNFQNDAHRTAACKWFIDEVVTRFSSANFRHLVLDGFYWIGEDVGDAQNVTLDVSNYLGTKNYSFTWIPWWQSPGYNNPQVFGFSDTYLQPNYYFYSNVPYSRLQDACNAAYANGTYLEAEFDDNVLYYAAYRNKMYEYLDVFGTNNVYSSMKLTYYQSQSTILKLFTQKDYHPTLDSLYRKFCEIVTARQKVVNPPY, translated from the coding sequence ATGAATTGTCTTAACATCACATCTAAGCTGTTTTACTGGGGCCTGGGCCTATTATTTATAGGGAGCATTGCTTCCTGCAAAAAAGGATACCGTGATCTTGAACAGGATAGTGCTTTGGGGAGCGATTTAAAAAAGGCGACGTTTACTACTAATGTTACTCCACCTAAGACAAAAGCACGCGATATGGTGCTTATCTATGGTGCGGGAACTGATAATATTGGTCAGCAGTGGGACTATTACGCTTTTCATCCTTATGTAGTATACAAGAATGCGCAAAACCAGTATGATTGGATGTTCGACGGGTTTTTACTGCTTGAATTAAAGGATCAGTGGGATTATTCATTTACCGTTGGGCATGGTGATCCCAATAAGCCTGCACAAAAGGCCAACTGGAATACGCTCCTTGATAAATACTTTACAACAGGGCGGTCGTTACACGCACTTGACCAGGCAATAGATGATGCTACCTGGAGTGCGGGCCAGCCACCAACGAAGCGGAAGATTGTGATCGGGATACCGGAGCCGTTGAAGTCTGTAGGAATGAATTGGGGAATGGTAGATGGTGTATGGCTTAATTTTCAAAATGATGCGCACCGGACGGCAGCCTGTAAATGGTTTATCGACGAGGTAGTGACACGTTTCAGCAGTGCAAATTTCAGGCACCTGGTGCTGGATGGATTTTATTGGATTGGAGAAGATGTGGGTGATGCGCAGAACGTGACATTGGATGTAAGTAATTATCTGGGCACAAAGAATTACAGTTTTACCTGGATTCCCTGGTGGCAATCCCCGGGATACAATAACCCGCAGGTATTCGGTTTTTCTGATACTTATCTTCAGCCTAATTATTACTTCTACAGCAATGTACCATATAGCCGTCTGCAGGATGCCTGCAATGCAGCATATGCGAATGGTACCTATCTGGAAGCAGAGTTTGATGACAATGTGTTGTATTATGCCGCATACCGGAATAAAATGTATGAATACCTGGATGTTTTTGGTACTAATAATGTGTATTCTTCCATGAAGCTGACCTATTATCAGTCTCAAAGTACCATCTTGAAGCTATTCACACAAAAAGATTATCACCCGACATTGGATTCATTATACAGGAAGTTTTGCGAGATTGTTACTGCCCGGCAGAAAGTGGTAAATCCTCCGTATTAA